In Legionella cardiaca, a genomic segment contains:
- the speA gene encoding biosynthetic arginine decarboxylase — protein sequence MINKALSNENLYNIAHWGEGYFTINPRGNIEVSKNSDSVGVELQNIVNAASRAGLQLPLLIRFTDILHDRVVKLNEAFAEAIAENDYRGTYKLVYPIKVNQESSVVRELLKAPKYSVGLEAGSKPELMAVIGLLGQTPSTIVCNGYKDSSYIRTALIAQQMGHEVFIVIEKRSELDIILKESARLDIRPKIGVRIRLVTKGAGKWENTGGAKSKFGLNAEQVLDLVKQLKASNYLDCLQLMHCHLGSQIANIRDIRHCMQEVARYYVELRHLQAPINTIDVGGGLGVDYEGTHSTSDCSMNYSIKEYATNILLALRPLCEEANMPEPNLISESGRALTAHHAVLVTNITDVELIKKTRELPSIEPDESHVIRDIWNTYQTMAENSPSEIYNYASLALDEANSLFKHGVISLQEKAKVEQLFTAICFVIEEQLDETNPGDKELLNTINERMAAKIFCNLSFFQSLPDAWAIGQIFPVAPISHLNEKPSMHSILQDLTCDSDGTIKKYTGSDAINTTLMLPPYNPQQPYALAFFLVGAYQEILGNLHNLFGDTNSLDVKLLANGQFEITDLISGDTVTNALNYAHFDTKRLLLSYEKQLIQAELPNEKIQSYLNELRSIFSQLTYLDSNK from the coding sequence ATGATCAATAAAGCTTTATCCAATGAGAACTTATACAATATTGCCCATTGGGGCGAAGGGTATTTTACCATCAACCCACGAGGTAATATTGAAGTTAGCAAAAATTCAGACAGCGTTGGGGTAGAATTACAAAACATTGTCAATGCGGCTAGCCGGGCAGGGTTACAGTTACCTCTTTTAATCCGTTTTACTGATATTCTTCATGACAGGGTTGTCAAACTTAACGAAGCATTTGCAGAAGCAATTGCCGAAAACGATTATCGTGGCACATATAAACTCGTTTATCCAATTAAAGTGAATCAGGAATCAAGTGTTGTTCGTGAACTTTTAAAAGCACCTAAATATTCCGTTGGACTTGAAGCAGGCAGTAAACCTGAACTGATGGCAGTCATTGGTTTGCTTGGTCAAACTCCTTCAACCATTGTTTGTAATGGTTATAAGGATAGCTCTTATATTCGTACCGCATTGATTGCTCAGCAGATGGGGCATGAGGTATTTATTGTTATAGAAAAACGCTCTGAATTAGACATTATTCTTAAAGAATCTGCTCGTCTGGATATAAGACCAAAAATTGGTGTTCGTATTCGTTTGGTCACGAAAGGAGCAGGTAAATGGGAAAATACCGGTGGAGCTAAATCCAAATTTGGCTTAAACGCTGAGCAGGTTCTTGATTTAGTGAAACAATTGAAAGCAAGTAATTATTTAGATTGCCTGCAACTAATGCATTGCCATTTAGGTTCGCAAATAGCCAATATTCGCGACATTCGCCATTGCATGCAAGAAGTGGCTCGCTACTATGTTGAATTACGACATTTACAAGCCCCTATTAACACCATTGACGTCGGCGGTGGTTTGGGCGTGGATTATGAAGGCACTCATTCTACTTCGGATTGCTCAATGAATTATTCCATTAAAGAATATGCAACTAATATTCTTTTAGCACTTCGCCCCCTCTGTGAAGAAGCGAATATGCCAGAGCCTAATTTAATTTCTGAATCAGGTCGCGCGCTAACAGCCCATCACGCCGTTTTAGTAACGAATATCACGGATGTTGAATTAATCAAAAAAACACGTGAATTGCCTTCTATTGAACCTGATGAATCACATGTCATTCGCGATATTTGGAATACTTATCAAACTATGGCAGAAAACTCACCGAGTGAAATATACAACTATGCGTCATTAGCACTCGATGAAGCGAATTCGTTATTCAAACATGGTGTCATAAGTCTCCAGGAAAAAGCAAAAGTCGAACAACTTTTTACCGCCATTTGTTTTGTTATAGAAGAACAATTAGATGAAACAAATCCTGGTGATAAAGAATTGCTTAATACGATTAATGAGCGCATGGCTGCAAAAATATTTTGTAATCTTTCTTTTTTCCAATCCTTGCCAGATGCTTGGGCCATAGGGCAGATATTTCCTGTAGCACCTATTTCTCATTTAAATGAAAAACCTAGCATGCATAGCATCCTCCAGGATTTAACCTGTGATTCGGATGGAACTATTAAAAAATACACCGGGAGTGATGCAATTAATACGACATTGATGCTGCCCCCATATAACCCACAACAACCCTATGCACTTGCTTTCTTTTTAGTAGGGGCTTATCAGGAGATTTTAGGGAATTTACATAATTTATTTGGTGATACCAATTCATTGGACGTAAAACTACTTGCAAACGGTCAATTTGAAATTACCGATCTTATTAGCGGTGATACGGTAACGAATGCATTAAATTATGCGCATTTTGATACTAAAAGACTGCTCTTATCTTATGAGAAACAATTGATTCAAGCAGAATTACCCAATGAAAAGATTCAAAGTTATCTCAATGAATTGCGAAGTATTTTTAGCCAATTAACTTATCTTGATAGTAATAAATAA
- a CDS encoding agmatine deiminase family protein — MLTPKQAGFKMPPEWYPHAACWMAWPRHPETWSFIGLDRARLAYAHVAQAIAHYEPVIMLVHPGEEALARQLCGEKIELMTLELNDSWTRDTGPTFLINAQNELAGIDWIHNAWGGNYADCALDNKIAAAVIEKTKAHYFHAPLVMEGGSFHVDGEGTVLTSRECLLNPNRNPQLSQSEIETYLNNYLNTEKVIWLNKGLLGDETDGHIDEIACFIGPGKVLALITHDKEDANYQTLHENLEILKSATDAKGRALEVFTVEQPPATYLHGERLTLSYINFYLANKGIVMPAFGHPKQDKAAYELFTQLFPTYSISQIDALDVFAGGGGIHCITQQQPAT; from the coding sequence ATGCTTACACCTAAACAAGCCGGTTTCAAAATGCCTCCCGAATGGTATCCACATGCTGCCTGCTGGATGGCTTGGCCTCGTCATCCAGAAACCTGGTCTTTTATTGGTCTTGACCGTGCACGACTTGCTTATGCTCATGTGGCGCAAGCTATCGCTCACTATGAGCCTGTCATCATGTTAGTTCATCCAGGCGAAGAAGCGTTAGCTCGTCAACTCTGCGGTGAAAAAATTGAGCTGATGACTTTGGAACTGAATGACTCCTGGACTCGAGACACAGGTCCCACTTTTTTAATTAATGCGCAAAATGAATTAGCCGGAATTGATTGGATTCATAACGCCTGGGGCGGTAATTATGCCGATTGCGCCTTGGATAATAAGATTGCTGCTGCGGTGATCGAAAAAACAAAAGCCCACTATTTTCATGCGCCTCTGGTCATGGAAGGTGGATCATTTCATGTTGACGGTGAAGGTACTGTTCTAACCAGTCGCGAATGCCTATTAAATCCCAATCGTAATCCCCAACTATCCCAAAGCGAAATTGAGACTTATCTTAATAATTATCTGAATACTGAAAAGGTTATTTGGTTAAATAAGGGGTTACTTGGAGATGAAACGGACGGACACATTGATGAAATTGCCTGTTTTATTGGTCCAGGGAAAGTCTTGGCATTAATTACTCATGATAAAGAGGATGCCAATTATCAAACACTGCATGAAAATTTGGAAATATTAAAATCAGCTACGGATGCCAAAGGTCGAGCACTTGAAGTGTTTACAGTAGAACAGCCACCTGCAACTTATCTTCATGGTGAACGACTAACCTTGTCCTATATTAATTTTTATTTAGCCAATAAGGGAATTGTCATGCCAGCTTTTGGTCATCCTAAACAAGATAAAGCTGCCTATGAGCTTTTTACGCAACTTTTTCCGACGTATTCTATTTCTCAAATTGACGCCTTAGACGTTTTTGCTGGTGGTGGCGGCATTCATTGCATTACTCAACAACAACCGGCAACTTGA
- a CDS encoding acetoacetate--CoA ligase, protein MSTLVWQPNEPKASRMWEFMHFAGEKYQQKFTDYQQLHEWSTQKPTHFWQTLCDYFKLTFDTPATEILNNYKRMIDAEWFSGATFNFAEKLLSRHDDHPALVSVNENGERRTLTYKQLHQEVASCAAGLKEAGVVAGDRVAAIMPNVSYTIIAMLATTSLGAIWSSCSPDFGAQAAIDRLGQIEPKVLFACDGHQYLGKKHDGIAKISEISAAMPTLERVVICPIIHSKNKFNTLANATDWENFVKPATMCQFKSMPFSHPIYILFSSGTTGKPKCIVHGAGGTLLQHMKELGLHTDIRSHDNLFFYTTCGWMMWNWMVTVLALGATLTLYEGAPAYPDANRLFQLIEEEKITVFGTSAKFISSVEKAGASPRYQFSLKSLRAILSTGSPLLPKNYDFVYEQIKPNVQLSSISGGTDIVSCFALGNPLLPVYRGELQCLGLGMAVNVFNEEGQPVRSERGELVCTKPFPSMPVCFWRDIDKKAYKHAYFERFDNVWAHGDFAEITPHNGLIIYGRSDAVLNPGGVRIGTAEIYRQVEKIPEVLDSVVIGQDWQDDVRVILFVKLRESLQLNETIENNIRQTIRHNASPRHVPAKILQVPDIPRTISGKVVEIAVRQIVHGETINNLQSLANPEALDFFKNRQELND, encoded by the coding sequence ATGAGCACTTTGGTATGGCAACCTAACGAACCTAAGGCGAGCAGAATGTGGGAATTTATGCATTTTGCCGGTGAGAAGTATCAGCAAAAGTTTACGGACTATCAGCAGTTGCATGAATGGTCCACTCAGAAACCCACACATTTTTGGCAAACACTCTGTGATTATTTTAAGCTAACTTTCGATACACCTGCTACGGAAATTCTCAACAACTACAAGCGGATGATAGATGCTGAGTGGTTTTCTGGGGCTACATTTAATTTTGCCGAAAAACTATTAAGTCGTCATGACGATCACCCAGCTTTAGTGAGTGTAAATGAGAATGGTGAACGACGAACACTTACTTATAAACAATTGCATCAAGAAGTTGCCTCTTGTGCTGCAGGCTTGAAAGAAGCAGGCGTAGTTGCCGGGGATCGCGTTGCAGCGATTATGCCCAATGTTTCTTACACCATCATTGCCATGTTGGCGACCACCTCTTTAGGGGCTATCTGGTCTTCCTGCTCCCCGGATTTTGGTGCGCAAGCAGCCATCGACAGGTTAGGTCAAATTGAACCAAAAGTGCTTTTCGCCTGTGATGGTCATCAATATTTGGGTAAAAAACATGATGGCATCGCTAAAATTTCAGAAATTTCTGCAGCTATGCCTACACTGGAAAGAGTAGTCATTTGCCCAATCATTCACAGTAAAAATAAATTTAACACCTTAGCCAATGCTACAGATTGGGAAAATTTTGTGAAGCCAGCCACAATGTGTCAATTTAAAAGCATGCCCTTTTCGCATCCTATTTATATTCTTTTTTCTTCAGGAACGACAGGCAAGCCCAAATGTATAGTTCATGGAGCCGGTGGGACATTGCTACAGCACATGAAGGAACTGGGTTTACACACCGATATTCGCAGCCATGATAATCTTTTTTTCTACACCACCTGTGGCTGGATGATGTGGAATTGGATGGTGACTGTTTTAGCTTTAGGCGCTACTTTAACCCTTTATGAAGGAGCACCGGCCTATCCTGATGCTAATCGGTTATTTCAATTGATTGAAGAGGAAAAAATTACGGTTTTTGGCACCAGCGCCAAATTTATTTCCAGCGTGGAGAAAGCAGGAGCCAGCCCTCGTTATCAATTTTCACTAAAGAGTTTACGAGCAATTTTATCCACAGGCTCTCCTCTTTTACCAAAGAATTATGATTTTGTTTATGAACAAATAAAACCTAACGTGCAACTCAGTTCCATTTCAGGCGGCACAGATATTGTTTCCTGCTTTGCCTTAGGAAATCCTCTCTTACCTGTGTACCGTGGTGAGCTACAATGTTTAGGTCTTGGTATGGCCGTAAATGTATTTAACGAAGAAGGGCAACCTGTTCGCTCTGAAAGAGGTGAGCTGGTATGTACAAAGCCATTTCCCTCAATGCCGGTCTGTTTTTGGAGGGATATCGATAAAAAAGCCTATAAACACGCCTACTTTGAACGTTTTGATAATGTCTGGGCTCACGGTGACTTCGCCGAAATTACTCCACACAATGGTTTAATCATCTATGGACGCTCAGATGCAGTATTAAATCCTGGAGGTGTTCGGATCGGCACTGCGGAAATTTATCGCCAGGTAGAAAAAATTCCAGAAGTATTAGATAGTGTTGTTATTGGCCAAGACTGGCAAGACGATGTTCGCGTTATCTTGTTTGTTAAGTTAAGAGAAAGCTTACAACTTAATGAGACTATCGAAAATAACATTCGTCAAACTATTCGTCATAATGCTTCTCCACGCCATGTACCTGCAAAAATTTTGCAAGTACCTGATATTCCTAGAACAATTAGTGGCAAGGTGGTTGAAATTGCTGTTCGCCAGATAGTTCATGGCGAAACAATTAATAATCTCCAATCCTTAGCCAATCCCGAAGCCTTGGATTTCTTTAAAAATCGACAGGAATTAAACGATTAA